The following DNA comes from Planctomycetia bacterium.
TCTTGTAATTGGCGTCGCGCACGCGGATCGACGGCCGGCCCCGGTTCGTGAGGCTAAACATCAGACGCTGCTTGATCTTGGGAAATTCCCGGGTTTCGATCTCATAGGCGTCGCTGTCCTCGTTGTAGCCAAACGAGAACATCTTGTGCCTTTGGCAGAATTCGAGCGTCAAGAACTCGTCGATGAACGTCAAGTCGTTGTGAATCCGGCGGACTTCGAAGATCTTTTCGCGCCCCTTGTTCTCCTCGGTGTTCCAGGTGCGCTTCGCCTCCAGGTCGTCGCATGCTTCATAGTCGCGCCCGTGGCGGCCGGTGTTCCAACGTTCCTCGATGCTCCGGTACATCTCCACGCCGAGCTTATACGGATTCAACCGGCCGGGCGAAGTGGCCAGCGTCCCCGCGTTGTGGTCGGCGTAGTTGATCACGTCCCCAGGCTCGAGTCCGTGCCGGGTCATGATCATCGAGTGCCAGTAGCTGGCCCAACCTTCGTTCATGATCTTCGTCTGCGCCTGCGGCACGAAGTAATAAGCTTCGTCGCGAATGATCGACAACACGTCCAACTGCCATGGTCGCAACGGAGCGTGTTCCAACAGGAACAGCATCACGTCGCGGGCGGGCGTGGCGGGAAAATTGCTTTCCGTGACCTGCCTTTGCTTGAGCGCCTCGGCCTCCTCGCGCATCACGCCGGGCGGATTGACGAATTGCTCCATGTAGCCTTTGGCCGCAAAACGCCCGGGACGCGGCGTCTCGTCTTCCGCGTCCGGCGCCGGCGTGTAGCGGATCGGATCATCGAACCGCTTGATCGCCTGCGAGTGGATGTCGATCAAGTCTTCGATGCTCAGACAAGCGTCGATGAATTGCTCGACTTCGTCGACGCCGAAGCGATCCATGTACCGGCGAATCCGGTTTCCATGATTCGCCATCTGGTCCATCATCTTGCGATTCGTGTACTTGAACCACTCGTTGCACTTGAAGAAATCGCAGTGGCCGTACACGTGGGCCATCACGAGCTTCTGGTCCGTCAGCCCGTTGGACCGCATCAGGTACGCGTAGCACGGATTGTTGTTGATCACCAACTCGTAGATCTTCTGCAACCCGTAGACGTAGCCCTTCGACAGCTCCTCGTATTCCATCCCGAATCGCCAATGCGGATACCGCGTGGGGAATCCGCCATAGGCCGCGATCGCATTGAGTTGGTCGTAGTCGACCACTTCGAAAATCGTCGGGAAGAAATCCAGCCCATAGCTGCGCGCATACCCTTCCATCTGGCCCTGAATATCAGCCAGGAAAGCCGGCAACGGTTCTGGGGAGTGGATGGACATGTTGACCGAATGAGGAATGATGAACGCGGAATGATGAATGAAGAAGCCTATGCCCGTTCGTCATTCGTCATTCTGCATTCATCATTTGCCTTTACCAAGGAACTGCTTAATCGCTCCATAAATCCCGTCCTTGTTTTTGATTTCCGAGATCACCAGGTTCTCGTTCTTTTCGCCGAGGCGGCCGTTCAATGCTCGCAGATAGTCGCCGCTGCCGTAGGGGCTTTCCACCTGGCCGTAACAGAACAGGTTCACCTGCGGCAGCAGCGTTTCACTCAGCATCTTCAAACTTTGTTCGTTGTCTTCGCCCCAGTTGTCACCATCGGAGAATTGAAAGCAGTACAGATTCCATTCCGCGGCGGGAAGTTCCTTTTCGATCAGTTCCATGCAGACGCGGTACGCACTGCTGATCCGCGTGCCGCCGCTTTCGCGGGTGTGATAGAAAGTGTGCTCGTCGACTGCTTTCGCCACGGCGTCGTGGATGATGTAGCGCGTTTCCAGACCCTGGTAGTTGGTTTTCAACCAGGCGTCGATCCAAAACGCCGTTGTGCGGACGATTTCCTTCTGCTCGTCGGTCATCGACCCGGAGACGTCCATCATGTAGATGGCGACCGCGTTCGCTTCCGGCTGGTTGATCGTCCGCCAGGAGCGGTAGCGCTTGTCGTCGCGAATCGGAACGATCTTGGGCTCGACCGGCTGGTAGGTGTTCGAGGAAATCTGCCGGCGCAAGGCTTCCATGTACGTCCGCTTGAAGTGCCGGAGCGATTCCGGACCCGTGCGGCGGATGCTGGAGTATTTCGTTTTTTCCTGTTCGAGCTGCGCCTTGCCTTTTGGTTCGATCCGCGGCAGTTCCAGTTCGTCGCCCAGGATTTGCGCCAACTCTTCCAGCGTGATATCGACTTCCAGGATATGCGCGCCGGGATCGCTGCCGGCCTGGCCTGTGCCGCCGTCTTCATCGCCCGGCTTGCCGATCTGATCGCCTTCCTCGCCTTCGCCCTGGCCGACGCCGCCGGAGCCGTTCTTGCCGTAACGAAAATTCGGCACGTCCAACTGCGGGATGGGAATGCTAACCAGATCGCGACCCTTCCGGCCGATCATCTCGCCGTGAGTCACGTATTTGCGGAGATTCTCTCGAATCTTACCGCGCACAATCTGGCGAAACCGCGACTGATCGCGGTCAATCTTCAACACCATTTCCCACCCCGAGTCTTTTTCAGTGTTTCACCACGGAGGGCACGGAGAACACGGAGAGGGAGGGGCGGGAATGACGAAGTTCTAATTGTGAATGTCGAATCAAATCCAAATTCCGAATGACTGAATGTTTTTCATCTCGCCTACACTGACCACTTCCACCCTCAGACATTCGTCATACGACATTCAAATGTGATTCGACATTCCGATTTAGAACTTCTCATTTCTCTCTCCTCCCTCCGTGTTCTCCGTGCCCTCCGTGGTGAGTTCTTCAAATCAACCTCGCTTTACATCTCCACGCGCGAAGATGCTCGCCACGTAGTTCAGTACGTCTGAGGCGCTTTCGTCGTCGTAGCCGTAGTCGCGGATCAGACGGCTTTTCACGACGTCGATCTTGGCCTGCGTGTCGGCGTCGACGACGTTGGTGACCAGGCTGGTGAGCTTGATCGAATCCTTCTGATCCTCGAACAGCTTGAGTTCCAACGCCTTGTGCAGCCGCTCGTTCGTCTTGTAGTCGAACGTCCGGCCGTCGATCGACAGCGCGCCGATGTAGTTCATGATCTCCCGGCGGAAATCGTCCTTGCGGCTTTCCGGGATGTCGATCTTGTCTTCGATCGACCGCATCAGCCGCTCGTCCGGCTCCTCGTACTGGCCGGTGAACTTGTTCTTGACCTTCTCACGTTGCGTGTAGGCCTTGATGTTGTCGATGTAGTTGCCGCCGAGGCGTTTCAATGCGTCGTCGTCGGCCGCGATCGCTCGCTGCACTTCGTTCTTGACGATGTTCTCGTACTCTTCCTTCACCACCTGGAGCAATTCCCGGTAGTGTTGCTTGACCTCTTCGTCGTTGATGAGGCTGTGATGCTTGAGCCCCGATTCCAACTCGTTCATCACCATGAACGGGTTGATCGACGTGGCCTCGGGGTGCGCCACCAGAGCGTTGGAAATCTTGTCCTGCACATAGCGCGGCGAAATGCCGAGCATGCCTTCGTGCGTGGACTGCTCGCGCAGTTCCTTGATGTTGTCCTCGGTGAAGCCCGGCAGCGTTTTGCCGTTGTAGAGCTTCAGCTTTTGCAGCAGCGTCAGACTGGCGTTCTTCGGTTGTTCGAGCCGTGTCAGAATCGCCCACATCGCCGCCATTTCGATGGTGTGCGGGGCGATGTGCTTGCCTTTGACCTTCTGCTTGTTGTAATCCTTCTCGTAGATCTTGATCTCGTCCGCCAGCGTGGTGACGTACGGGACGTCAATCTTCACGGTCCGGTCGCGCAGGGCTTCCATGAACTCGTTGTTCTGCAACCGGCGATATTCCGGCTCGTTCGTGTGACCGATGATCACTTCGTCGATATCGGTCTGCGCGAATTTCTTCGGCTTGACCTTGTGTTCCTGGCTCGCGCCCAGCAGGTCGTACAGGAACGCCACGTCGAGCTTCAAGACTTCGACGAACTCGATGATGCCACGGTTGGCGACGTTGAACTCGCCGTCGAAATTGAACGCCCGCGGATCGCTGTCGCTGCCGTATTCAGCGATCTTGCGGTAGTTGATATCGCCGGTCAGTTCCGTCGAGTCCTGATTTTTCTCGTCCTTTGGCTGGAACGTGCCGATGCCGATGCGGTCCTTCTCGCTGAGGATCAATCGCCGCACGCGAAGATCCTGAATCAGCCGCGTCCAGTCGCCGCCGTAGTGCTTGAGGCGATCCGTGTAGACATACCGGCAGAACGGGCAGAGTTCGCCGTTGATCTTGACCAGGTACTCGCCCGGCTCGCGCCCGGCGTTGAGTTGATCCGCCACGTCCTTGCGGAACCGTCCCGGAATAATGTGCAGCGGTTCCTCGTTCATCGGACACCACTGCGTGACGCTCGAATCTTCGAGCGAGACCCAGCCCATCGCGTACAACGCGCCGGCGTCAGTAGAGGTATAGCGCTCCACGCCTTTCTTCAACATCCGCGCGATGGTGCTCTTGCTGCTGCCGACCGGCCCGTGCAACAGCAGCACGCGGCGTTCGATGCCATAGCCCTGAGCAGCGCTGCGGAAGGCGTTGACCAGCGCCCGCAACGTCTCGTCCAAGCCGAACACCGCATCGCGGCCTTCGTCCTCGGGATCGGTGAAGAAGCGATAACGCACCTTCTTCTCGCGGTTCTTCTCATACGCTTCCACGCCGTACGAGGTGATCATGTCGTACAGCCGCTCGTAGGCGTTGCGCGTCACATCTGGGTGCTGTTTCACCAGCTCCAGATATTCGTCGAAGGAGCCTTCCCAGTTTTTCCGCTTGAACTGTTCGAGATCCTGGCGCTCCGCGATCAGATTGATGATGTTTTGTCCGCTGACCATCGAGCATCTCCCCCGGGTCGTGACGAACGAATTTCGTTCGCCATGGACGCGGTTCACCCTGTGTGTGTGCGAAAAATGAGGATCGGTATGAGGCGTTTCGGTATCCGAAAAATCGTGGGCAAGCGCGCGGGGACTGTCTGCAAGCGGGCGTAAACACCGCCGATTCGGCCAGCGGGCCTGAAGAGAGTTGGCGAGGCTTCCCGGTATGCCACCTTCGCGGCTGACGAAGCGTACTTGCCTTGTTCCCCGATCCTTGGTGTTGCCATCCGAGCGCAGGCGGAATCGGTCCGGTAGTTGACCTAAGCAATGCAAAGATCAGCCGGGCTGAGACCCGTGGCGTTCGAAAGCTCGCGGCGCGGAGCGCGCAGCGTCAAGGGCGGTTAAACCGACCTAGCACGAGCAATCGCCAAGGTAAGAGCGAACTTGGAAAAGAGCGTTCCGAGCCGTAAATGTTCGGCGATACCAGGCGGGAAGTCCGTCTTCTCTGAGCAAGCACCGCATACGAACCGACGTCAGCCGCCCCTTACGTCGTCGCCTAGCACTATCAATCAAGTATCGCCTCAATACCCTAGTGCGGCAATATCAATCTTGAGACATATGTGGCAGCAAGGCGATTTGACGCGCCTGAGTGCGGCATTCAACTACTTGCGCCGCAATGAGTTGTCACCACCGTTCGGCCTCGCGCCGGCGCAGCAATTTTTTGCTTGATGCGCTTTCCGTTAGAAATCGAAAACGGGAATGACCTCCGTCACTGCTGCGACAGGCCATCGTCAGGCTATTCGGATTCTGGCGGGATCGACGGTTATGGGGCAATCTTAAAATCGGCCTCGTACTGTCGCACCGCCTCGCCCAGTTGCCTTAGATTGTTGATCGCCCGCTGCTTGACGACGGCCTCTCGAGCCACCTGAATCGTCATTGGCAGACAGGCGAGAATCGGCAGATAGAGCGCCAATCGCACGATCCAGCCAGGTCGCGAGCGTCCTCGCAGGTCGCCGATGCCGACCCATAGCAAGGCGCCCCCAATGCCGAGGGGACCGCCTACGGACAGAACGGGTCCGGCTTAACAGAAGTAGTCGCACCGGCTGTTAATCGGCGCGTACTTTTTCTCGCCGTTGGGAAAACAGACCAGCCGGTTAACAGATGCGCGAGCGCGCGATGGCCCGGGAAGCGGGAAACAGAAGTTTTGTTCTACTTGGGCGGTGTGCAAAAATGGCGCTAAGGCATCATTTTTCCTTGTCGTTGGCGTTCGGGTGCATTACTGTTCTATCCTTGAATGTCTTGACGTCTTGGACTCCACTAAAACGAAGCATGAGCACCCGCTACCACACCTTGGACCACTGGCGCGGCATTGCGTGCCTGATCGTCGTAGTATTCCACTCGACGCACTACGTGGCTGACGCGTCGTTCGATGCTCGCGTGAAATCTGGCGGGGCATCAATCGCTGACGCCCTGATTTGGACGACCAGCCGCTTCTGGGTTGGCGTGCCAATGTTTTTCGTGATCTCGGGCTACTGTATCGCGGCCTCGGCATTGTCGCACGCTAAACACGAGCGACCAGCGGGCGAGTTTTTCAAGAGGCGGTTGCGGCGCATTTTTCCACCGTACTGGGCGCTATTCGTCGTCGCCATGGGGTTCGTGCTGCTTTGCCAGCGTTTGCTGGGCCACAACGGCAATCTGACGCCACCCTGGGAGTTGTCCGGATCGCAGTTACTTGGCAACCTGCTCTTGATTGAGACGTGGCGGTCCCACTTCTTCGGCGACGAAACGCGATTCTTCATGGGCCACGTCTGGACACTCTGCTATGAGGAGCAATTCTATCTCGCCACAGGGCTGATCTTGCTAACCTGTCGCAGATACTTCTTTCTCGGATGCCTGGGGCTAAGCCTGGTGGTGCTGGCCCTTCGTGCACTTCCCGATCGACCAAACTTCATTGCCGGACTTTTTCTCGACGGCTATTTCCTTCAATTTGCAGCAGGGATCGCCGTCTGCTATGCCGCGAACTTTGCCAATCGATTTGAGAAAGTGGCGACAGTCACTGCGCTGATCGTCGCTTTTGCCTGGTGCGTCAAGCAGCCCGGCCAGCTGCTAAGCCTACGGGCCAACTGGGAACAAAGCTACGCCGTGGCGTTTGCCTTTGCCGTCTTGCTGATTGCCCTGCACCGCCACGATCAACGGCTTAACAGCTTGAAGGTCCTCAAGCCGTTGGGCATCGCGGGTGTCATGTGCTATAGCCTCTATCTGGTCCACGCACCGTTTTGCGC
Coding sequences within:
- a CDS encoding acyltransferase, whose product is MSTRYHTLDHWRGIACLIVVVFHSTHYVADASFDARVKSGGASIADALIWTTSRFWVGVPMFFVISGYCIAASALSHAKHERPAGEFFKRRLRRIFPPYWALFVVAMGFVLLCQRLLGHNGNLTPPWELSGSQLLGNLLLIETWRSHFFGDETRFFMGHVWTLCYEEQFYLATGLILLTCRRYFFLGCLGLSLVVLALRALPDRPNFIAGLFLDGYFLQFAAGIAVCYAANFANRFEKVATVTALIVAFAWCVKQPGQLLSLRANWEQSYAVAFAFAVLLIALHRHDQRLNSLKVLKPLGIAGVMCYSLYLVHAPFCAVLRRTFYEAGLTTPGQTLLVTTPVCLALSWVVAWPFHVFIEQRFMSSGKTER
- a CDS encoding DUF444 family protein yields the protein MVLKIDRDQSRFRQIVRGKIRENLRKYVTHGEMIGRKGRDLVSIPIPQLDVPNFRYGKNGSGGVGQGEGEEGDQIGKPGDEDGGTGQAGSDPGAHILEVDITLEELAQILGDELELPRIEPKGKAQLEQEKTKYSSIRRTGPESLRHFKRTYMEALRRQISSNTYQPVEPKIVPIRDDKRYRSWRTINQPEANAVAIYMMDVSGSMTDEQKEIVRTTAFWIDAWLKTNYQGLETRYIIHDAVAKAVDEHTFYHTRESGGTRISSAYRVCMELIEKELPAAEWNLYCFQFSDGDNWGEDNEQSLKMLSETLLPQVNLFCYGQVESPYGSGDYLRALNGRLGEKNENLVISEIKNKDGIYGAIKQFLGKGK
- a CDS encoding serine protein kinase, with the protein product MVSGQNIINLIAERQDLEQFKRKNWEGSFDEYLELVKQHPDVTRNAYERLYDMITSYGVEAYEKNREKKVRYRFFTDPEDEGRDAVFGLDETLRALVNAFRSAAQGYGIERRVLLLHGPVGSSKSTIARMLKKGVERYTSTDAGALYAMGWVSLEDSSVTQWCPMNEEPLHIIPGRFRKDVADQLNAGREPGEYLVKINGELCPFCRYVYTDRLKHYGGDWTRLIQDLRVRRLILSEKDRIGIGTFQPKDEKNQDSTELTGDINYRKIAEYGSDSDPRAFNFDGEFNVANRGIIEFVEVLKLDVAFLYDLLGASQEHKVKPKKFAQTDIDEVIIGHTNEPEYRRLQNNEFMEALRDRTVKIDVPYVTTLADEIKIYEKDYNKQKVKGKHIAPHTIEMAAMWAILTRLEQPKNASLTLLQKLKLYNGKTLPGFTEDNIKELREQSTHEGMLGISPRYVQDKISNALVAHPEATSINPFMVMNELESGLKHHSLINDEEVKQHYRELLQVVKEEYENIVKNEVQRAIAADDDALKRLGGNYIDNIKAYTQREKVKNKFTGQYEEPDERLMRSIEDKIDIPESRKDDFRREIMNYIGALSIDGRTFDYKTNERLHKALELKLFEDQKDSIKLTSLVTNVVDADTQAKIDVVKSRLIRDYGYDDESASDVLNYVASIFARGDVKRG
- a CDS encoding SpoVR family protein → MSIHSPEPLPAFLADIQGQMEGYARSYGLDFFPTIFEVVDYDQLNAIAAYGGFPTRYPHWRFGMEYEELSKGYVYGLQKIYELVINNNPCYAYLMRSNGLTDQKLVMAHVYGHCDFFKCNEWFKYTNRKMMDQMANHGNRIRRYMDRFGVDEVEQFIDACLSIEDLIDIHSQAIKRFDDPIRYTPAPDAEDETPRPGRFAAKGYMEQFVNPPGVMREEAEALKQRQVTESNFPATPARDVMLFLLEHAPLRPWQLDVLSIIRDEAYYFVPQAQTKIMNEGWASYWHSMIMTRHGLEPGDVINYADHNAGTLATSPGRLNPYKLGVEMYRSIEERWNTGRHGRDYEACDDLEAKRTWNTEENKGREKIFEVRRIHNDLTFIDEFLTLEFCQRHKMFSFGYNEDSDAYEIETREFPKIKQRLMFSLTNRGRPSIRVRDANYKNRGELFLEHDFNGVELQTNYARDTLANLVKLWTRPVHIETVLDDVKTVISYDGHEHSVRPEGKAAKK